A part of Halobaculum sp. MBLA0143 genomic DNA contains:
- a CDS encoding glucose 1-dehydrogenase, whose translation MRTLALRRGVETATVLEKPRPVPSEGEALVRTLRVGIDGTDHEIVAGEHGGFPEGDDHLVIGHEAVGVVAESNGTSLSEGDVVVPTVRRPPNGDNDYFRRGEPDMAPPSAYHERGIDGAHGFAAEYFTSAAEFLVEIPSELAELGYLVEPISITEKALELARTSRSSFEWSPSSALVLGNGSLGLTTLAMLDDEIDRIYCLGRRDRPDPTVDIIERLGATYVDSRETPVAEITSVHEGMDLVYEATGYAKHGVGSVHALAHNGVAALLGVPRSWNFEIDGGAFHEQLVLGNRALVGSVNGNVRHFRRAIDSLSALPEWFTDDLVTGVYDLSEFERAFEDDDSTIKTAVELSTR comes from the coding sequence ATGCGAACACTCGCACTCCGCCGGGGGGTGGAGACGGCGACCGTACTGGAGAAGCCACGGCCAGTGCCGTCGGAGGGGGAGGCGCTCGTCCGGACGCTCCGGGTCGGGATCGACGGGACGGACCACGAGATCGTCGCCGGGGAACACGGCGGCTTTCCGGAGGGGGACGACCACCTCGTGATCGGTCACGAGGCGGTCGGCGTCGTGGCGGAGTCGAACGGAACGTCGCTGTCGGAGGGGGACGTGGTCGTGCCGACGGTGCGGCGGCCGCCGAACGGCGACAACGACTACTTCCGGCGGGGTGAGCCGGACATGGCGCCGCCGTCGGCGTACCACGAGCGGGGGATCGACGGCGCCCACGGGTTCGCGGCGGAGTACTTCACGTCGGCGGCGGAGTTCCTCGTAGAGATCCCGTCGGAGCTGGCGGAGCTGGGCTACCTCGTGGAGCCAATCTCCATCACCGAGAAGGCGTTGGAGTTGGCGCGAACCTCGCGGTCGTCGTTCGAGTGGTCGCCGTCGTCGGCGCTCGTGTTGGGCAACGGCAGTCTGGGGCTGACGACGCTGGCGATGCTAGACGACGAGATCGACCGGATCTACTGTCTGGGCCGGCGCGACCGGCCGGACCCGACCGTCGACATCATCGAGCGGCTGGGGGCGACGTACGTCGACAGCCGGGAGACGCCGGTGGCGGAGATCACGTCCGTCCACGAGGGGATGGACCTGGTGTACGAGGCGACGGGCTACGCGAAACACGGCGTCGGGAGCGTCCACGCGCTCGCACACAACGGCGTGGCCGCACTGCTGGGCGTCCCGCGGTCGTGGAACTTCGAGATCGACGGCGGCGCCTTCCACGAACAGCTCGTGCTCGGAAATCGTGCGCTCGTCGGCTCCGTCAACGGCAACGTCCGACACTTCCGGCGAGCGATCGACTCGCTGTCGGCACTGCCGGAGTGGTTCACCGACGACCTCGTCACCGGGGTGTACGACCTCTCCGAGTTCGAGCGCGCGTTCGAAGACGACGACAGCACTATCAAGACGGCGGTCGAACTCTCGACTCGATGA
- the psmA gene encoding archaeal proteasome endopeptidase complex subunit alpha, translating to MQGQQQQAYDRGITIFSPDGRLYQVEYAREAVKRGTASVGVRTTEGVVLAADKRSRSELMEPSSVEKLHKVDDHLGIASAGHVADARKLIDFARQQAQVERLRYGEAIGVETLTKRVTDHIQQYTQVGGARPFGVALIVAGVEDGEPRLFETDPSGTPYEWMALSVGEDRSEIRDYLEERFTEELTLEEGIDLAFGALDAMNDDDEGLSPEGVGLATVPTEDPTYTDHDAETIEGYLSEFDYLAAEESDEDEPEE from the coding sequence ATGCAAGGACAACAACAGCAGGCGTACGACCGCGGGATTACGATCTTCTCGCCGGACGGCCGCCTCTACCAGGTGGAGTACGCACGCGAGGCGGTCAAGCGAGGAACGGCGAGTGTCGGCGTCCGGACGACGGAAGGCGTCGTGCTCGCGGCGGACAAGCGCTCTCGGTCGGAGCTGATGGAGCCGTCGTCGGTGGAGAAGCTCCACAAGGTGGACGACCACCTCGGCATCGCCAGCGCCGGCCACGTCGCGGACGCCCGGAAGCTGATCGACTTCGCGCGCCAGCAGGCCCAGGTCGAACGGCTCCGCTACGGCGAGGCAATCGGCGTCGAGACGCTAACGAAGCGGGTGACCGACCACATCCAACAGTACACCCAGGTCGGCGGTGCGCGGCCGTTCGGCGTCGCCCTGATCGTCGCCGGGGTGGAGGACGGCGAGCCGCGACTGTTCGAGACGGACCCGTCCGGCACGCCGTACGAGTGGATGGCGCTGTCGGTCGGCGAGGACCGCTCGGAGATCCGCGACTACCTCGAAGAACGGTTCACCGAGGAGCTGACGCTGGAGGAGGGGATCGACCTCGCCTTCGGCGCGCTCGACGCGATGAACGACGACGACGAAGGGCTCTCTCCCGAGGGCGTCGGTCTGGCGACGGTCCCGACGGAGGACCCGACGTACACGGACCACGACGCGGAGACGATCGAGGGCTACCTGTCGGAGTTCGACTACCTCGCGGCCGAGGAGTCGGACGAAGACGAGCCCGAGGAGTAG
- a CDS encoding Rpp14/Pop5 family protein: MRHLPKHARPRWRYLAAELRTWPDGAVDRDGFQRALWYAAQNLLGDPGSADADLSVVRFRFADGVGEAVVRVRREATSAGRAALACVDAVGGTPVGVVVRGVSGTIRACEESYLHADGGVTGERETLPPDGSSPRSRRPVDVEADGGYVGATETEVSDLVSESTTD; the protein is encoded by the coding sequence GTGCGACACCTCCCGAAACACGCCCGGCCGCGGTGGCGCTACCTCGCCGCCGAGCTCCGGACGTGGCCGGACGGAGCCGTCGACCGAGACGGCTTCCAACGAGCGCTGTGGTACGCGGCCCAGAATCTGCTGGGCGACCCCGGCAGCGCGGACGCGGACCTCTCGGTCGTCCGGTTCCGGTTCGCCGACGGTGTCGGGGAGGCGGTCGTCCGGGTGCGTCGGGAGGCGACCTCGGCCGGGCGAGCGGCGCTGGCCTGTGTCGACGCCGTCGGCGGGACGCCGGTCGGGGTGGTCGTCCGGGGGGTATCGGGGACGATCCGGGCGTGTGAAGAAAGCTATTTACACGCAGACGGCGGAGTCACAGGTGAACGGGAGACCCTGCCGCCCGACGGTTCGTCGCCACGCTCTCGCCGCCCGGTGGACGTGGAGGCGGACGGCGGCTACGTCGGGGCCACCGAGACCGAGGTCTCGGATCTGGTCTCCGAGTCGACCACGGACTGA
- a CDS encoding class I SAM-dependent methyltransferase: MKKTISEHAERFSQTAESYDDRNSEEYEACAGLVIQRAAPAASDTVLDLGTGTGAIALALADDADRVVGRDISDGMLAQAREKAADRGVDDVAFGYGEFRDPEYDGETQVVTTNFALHHLSDAEKRAAIRTIADLDGGGTPSRTDTVGPRRIVIGDVMFFGEPNPDEPFYDPSVDDPATVGTLVDALTDAGYAVTQADRVHDQVGVLTAERVVTGGRES; encoded by the coding sequence GTGAAGAAGACGATCAGTGAACACGCAGAGCGGTTCTCGCAGACGGCCGAGTCGTACGACGACCGAAACAGCGAGGAGTACGAGGCGTGCGCTGGGCTCGTGATCCAGCGTGCCGCGCCGGCGGCCTCGGACACGGTGTTGGACCTGGGCACGGGAACGGGCGCCATCGCGCTCGCGCTCGCGGACGACGCCGACCGCGTCGTCGGTCGAGACATCAGCGACGGGATGCTGGCGCAGGCCCGCGAGAAGGCGGCCGACCGCGGGGTCGACGACGTCGCGTTCGGCTACGGGGAGTTCCGGGACCCCGAGTACGACGGCGAGACACAGGTCGTGACGACGAACTTCGCGCTCCACCACCTGAGCGACGCGGAGAAACGGGCGGCGATCCGGACGATCGCGGACCTGGACGGCGGCGGCACCCCGTCGCGGACGGACACGGTCGGGCCCCGTCGGATCGTGATCGGCGACGTGATGTTCTTCGGCGAGCCGAACCCCGACGAGCCGTTCTACGACCCCTCCGTCGACGACCCGGCGACGGTCGGGACGCTCGTAGACGCGCTCACGGACGCCGGCTACGCGGTGACACAGGCCGACCGGGTCCACGACCAGGTGGGCGTGCTCACGGCAGAGCGGGTCGTCACGGGCGGCCGGGAGTCGTAG
- a CDS encoding RNase P subunit p30 family protein, translated as MTADRDGAPEAPYEAVAAHPDGQTTAARYAAVAADYGFDGVVVRTRAASDEADALADDLEIDVATGVEIDADPEEASGLVGRAREQFDVVTVLGGSPDRNRFAVESDRVDVLAAPMRADGDLNHVLVRAARDHDTRIEVNLGPVLRTAGGERVRRLQRLRKLRELVDYYDAPVVVSARPASHLQLRAPRELVAVGETVGFEPATVRAGLAEWGVIAAESRRRRSDSFISPGVQRVECEEDDQ; from the coding sequence GTGACCGCCGACCGCGACGGCGCCCCTGAGGCGCCGTACGAGGCGGTCGCCGCCCACCCGGACGGACAGACGACGGCCGCGCGGTACGCCGCCGTCGCGGCCGACTACGGCTTCGACGGGGTGGTGGTCCGCACCCGGGCGGCGTCGGACGAGGCGGACGCGCTCGCGGACGACCTTGAGATCGACGTGGCGACGGGTGTCGAGATCGACGCCGACCCGGAGGAGGCGAGCGGGCTCGTCGGCCGGGCGCGCGAGCAGTTCGATGTCGTCACGGTGTTGGGCGGGAGCCCCGATCGCAACCGCTTCGCCGTCGAGAGCGACCGCGTGGACGTGTTGGCGGCGCCGATGCGGGCCGACGGCGACCTCAACCACGTCCTCGTGCGAGCGGCCCGCGACCACGACACCCGGATCGAGGTGAACCTCGGGCCGGTGCTCCGGACGGCCGGCGGCGAGCGCGTCCGCCGGCTCCAACGCCTCCGGAAACTCCGGGAGCTGGTCGACTACTACGACGCGCCGGTGGTCGTGTCCGCTCGACCGGCGAGTCACCTCCAGCTCCGGGCGCCTCGCGAACTCGTCGCGGTCGGCGAGACGGTCGGGTTCGAGCCGGCGACGGTCCGGGCGGGGCTGGCGGAGTGGGGGGTGATCGCGGCGGAGAGTCGGCGGCGACGCTCCGATTCGTTCATCTCCCCGGGGGTCCAGAGAGTGGAGTGTGAAGAAGACGATCAGTGA
- the folP gene encoding dihydropteroate synthase → MNYDEATNFLFDLRRFQVDPGTDAVRALLSHLGDPHEDVTFVQVAGSNGKGSVTRMAASVLRQTDRTVGACTSPHFEDLRERVRVDGRKVPESAVTEFVETVRPWLVDRAAVGEPLTFFEVVTALALWRFGEADVDVAVLEAGMGGELDATSVVEPAAAAVTNVALEHTSVLGETRTEIAETFAPVAPTDRPLVTAADGDARETLAAAAGELAAVAGPTTADEPTDPVVTAAYDGATGGQESAIRLTVDGRTLSATLPLVGAYQATNAGVAVALVRQLGVDDETAIRRGLRAATWPGRFEVVETEPAVVLDGAHNPAACRALRETVDAFDHDRLHLVFGAMTDKDHREMVRALPSAATVRTCAPDSDRAADPAALARTFESETGATVTVGDGPSDRPDDGVVAALSAARAAAEPEDLVLLTGSLYCVAAARTEWTRTVTPRRPESVADATATLRAAHVPPAETARTAAETVHRTLETTLPGDRATTVRQAAATAGVTTAESGFDDRGRHRQVLLSGSVGDFRRLIDGLRERGRAFYGVADDLAAALPDDDGTAPSTTDGTDEMGTASATDATDEMDTTGATDGTDEMDTTGATGATDEMDTTGATDATDAYPWETGTAVMGVLNVTPDSFHDGGEHYDLTDAVAGAEELVAAGVDVIDVGGESTRPGAEPVPADEEIDRIVPVIEAVTDAEPDALVSVDTRKPAVAAAALDAGADVLNDVTGLEDPEMRALAAERDVPVIVMHSIDAPVVPDKEVPYDDVVDDVIAELREKVLLAEEAGVDRERVIVDPGLGFGKTAAESFELLGRLDEFAALGCPVLVGHSHKSMFEFVDGETGDALSETVAATALAARAGADLVRVHDARENVQAVRVAAAAADPAGFAERFDPGQ, encoded by the coding sequence ATGAACTACGACGAGGCGACGAACTTCCTCTTCGACCTCCGTCGCTTCCAGGTGGACCCCGGGACGGACGCCGTCCGGGCGTTGCTGTCACACCTCGGCGACCCACACGAGGACGTGACGTTCGTCCAGGTGGCCGGCTCGAACGGCAAGGGGAGTGTCACGCGGATGGCCGCGAGCGTGTTGCGCCAGACGGACCGGACGGTCGGGGCGTGCACCTCCCCTCACTTCGAGGACCTCCGCGAACGGGTGCGCGTCGACGGTCGGAAGGTGCCGGAGTCGGCGGTGACGGAGTTCGTGGAGACGGTCAGACCGTGGCTCGTCGACCGCGCGGCCGTCGGCGAGCCACTGACCTTCTTCGAGGTGGTGACGGCGCTGGCGCTGTGGCGGTTCGGCGAGGCGGACGTGGACGTGGCCGTCTTAGAGGCCGGCATGGGCGGTGAACTGGACGCGACGAGCGTGGTCGAGCCGGCGGCGGCGGCGGTGACGAACGTCGCCTTAGAACACACCTCCGTGCTGGGCGAGACCCGGACGGAGATCGCGGAGACGTTCGCGCCGGTTGCGCCGACGGATCGGCCGCTCGTCACCGCTGCCGACGGGGACGCGCGCGAGACACTGGCCGCGGCGGCGGGCGAACTCGCGGCCGTCGCCGGTCCGACGACGGCCGACGAGCCGACGGACCCGGTCGTGACGGCGGCGTACGACGGCGCGACCGGCGGCCAGGAGTCGGCGATCCGGCTGACCGTCGACGGTCGGACGCTGTCCGCGACGCTCCCGCTCGTCGGGGCCTACCAGGCGACGAACGCCGGCGTCGCGGTCGCGCTCGTCCGACAGTTGGGTGTCGACGACGAGACGGCGATCCGACGGGGGCTCAGGGCGGCGACCTGGCCCGGTCGATTCGAGGTGGTCGAGACGGAGCCGGCGGTCGTGTTAGACGGCGCGCACAACCCGGCAGCGTGTCGGGCGCTGCGGGAGACGGTCGACGCCTTCGACCACGACCGACTCCACCTCGTGTTCGGTGCGATGACGGACAAGGACCACCGCGAGATGGTACGGGCGCTGCCGTCGGCAGCCACCGTCCGGACGTGTGCGCCCGACTCCGACCGAGCCGCCGACCCGGCGGCGCTGGCCCGAACGTTCGAGTCGGAGACGGGCGCGACCGTCACGGTCGGCGACGGTCCGAGCGACCGTCCGGACGACGGTGTCGTCGCGGCGCTGTCGGCAGCCCGAGCGGCCGCCGAGCCGGAGGATCTGGTCCTGTTGACGGGGTCGTTGTACTGCGTTGCGGCCGCCCGAACGGAGTGGACACGGACGGTGACGCCGCGGCGTCCCGAGAGCGTCGCCGACGCAACGGCGACGCTCCGGGCGGCACACGTCCCACCGGCGGAGACGGCTCGGACCGCGGCCGAGACGGTCCACCGCACCCTGGAGACGACACTCCCGGGTGATCGCGCGACGACGGTCCGACAGGCGGCCGCGACCGCGGGCGTGACGACCGCCGAGAGCGGGTTCGACGACCGTGGCCGCCACCGACAGGTGCTCCTCTCCGGATCTGTGGGTGACTTCCGCCGACTGATCGACGGGCTCCGGGAGCGTGGGCGGGCGTTCTACGGCGTCGCCGACGACTTGGCGGCGGCGCTGCCGGACGACGACGGGACTGCACCGTCGACGACCGACGGGACGGACGAGATGGGCACGGCCAGCGCGACCGACGCGACGGACGAGATGGACACGACCGGCGCGACCGACGGGACGGACGAGATGGACACGACTGGCGCGACCGGCGCGACCGACGAGATGGACACGACCGGCGCGACCGACGCGACGGACGCGTACCCCTGGGAGACGGGAACGGCGGTGATGGGCGTGTTGAACGTCACGCCCGACTCCTTCCACGACGGGGGTGAACACTACGATCTCACGGACGCGGTCGCGGGGGCGGAGGAACTGGTCGCGGCGGGTGTCGACGTGATCGACGTGGGCGGCGAGAGTACCCGTCCGGGGGCAGAGCCGGTGCCGGCAGACGAGGAGATCGACCGGATCGTCCCGGTGATCGAGGCGGTGACGGACGCCGAACCGGACGCGCTCGTCTCCGTCGACACCCGGAAGCCGGCGGTGGCGGCGGCGGCGCTGGACGCCGGCGCGGACGTGCTCAACGACGTGACCGGGCTGGAGGATCCGGAGATGCGGGCGCTGGCAGCCGAACGAGACGTACCGGTGATCGTGATGCACAGCATCGACGCCCCGGTCGTCCCGGACAAGGAGGTGCCGTACGACGACGTGGTCGACGACGTAATCGCGGAACTGCGCGAGAAGGTGTTGCTGGCCGAGGAGGCGGGCGTCGACCGCGAACGGGTGATCGTCGACCCCGGGCTCGGCTTCGGGAAGACGGCCGCAGAGAGCTTCGAGCTGTTGGGCCGACTGGACGAGTTCGCGGCGCTGGGCTGTCCGGTGTTGGTCGGGCACTCCCACAAGTCGATGTTCGAGTTCGTCGACGGGGAGACGGGCGACGCACTGTCGGAGACGGTGGCGGCGACGGCGCTGGCCGCCAGAGCGGGTGCGGACCTGGTTCGAGTTCACGACGCCCGCGAGAACGTCCAGGCCGTACGGGTGGCGGCCGCGGCGGCCGACCCGGCAGGGTTCGCCGAGCGGTTCGACCCGGGACAGTGA